In one window of Schistosoma haematobium chromosome 5, whole genome shotgun sequence DNA:
- the HEATR2_1 gene encoding HEAT repeat-containing protein 2, variant 2 (EggNog:ENOG410V980~COG:S~SECRETED:SignalP(1-16)) has translation MRKAAITSYLALLASAVSMYHLSEIVLNLRTNSEINIDNWLLTNNIESMHEIMQELTNREEVCDINNTNSNNEIQSFPKYSNLPSLSGSLLSLMLARLGSLLDDDLEGTRRLACLCLTIFFNGLLIPSPPISPASSSSMELSNGNQNHYEGNRVIDFLNSPTWIQPLTTTITNTVSSSNHELVKEHSVLLPYCPLANSFGDQVYRFYGNFIKRLNDSKDQIRLLICETINAWIRLLIPMLTSSTTTIKTSQQLNPVYTAVIEDFLNNLIIHLDDPNSRIRASVSRVLLRINQFAPDLVIKVLNKAKLCHHSSQLCDKLLEFCHSHSQ, from the exons ATGCGAAAAGCAGCTATTACAAGTTATTTAGCATTATTAGCTAGTGCTGTATCAATGTATCATTTATCTGAAATTGTTTTGAATTTACGAACTAACAGTGAAATCAACATAGATAATTGGCTTTTAACTAACAACATTGAATCTATGCATGAGATTATGCAAGAGTTAACAAATAGAGAGGAAGTCTgtgatattaataatactaatt CTAACAATGAGATACAATCCTTTCCAAAATATAGTAATCTACCAAGTTTATCTGGCTCCTTGTTATCTTTGATGTTGGCACGTTTAGGCTCATTATTAGATGATGATTTGGAAGGGACCAGACGTTTAGCTTGTCTTTGTTTGACCATATTCTTTAATGGTCTTCTTATACCTTCACCACCAATATCACCGGCATCTTCATCATCGATGGAGTTGTCTAACGGTAATCAAAATCATTATGAAGGAAATCGAGTTATAGATTTTCTCAATTCACCTACATGGATTCAACCgcttactactactattactaatactGTTAGCAGTAGTAATCATGAATTGGTCAAAGAACATAGTGTATTATTGCCTTATTGTCCACTGGCCAATTCATTTGGTGATCAAGTCTATCGTTTTTATGGTAATTTTATTAAGCGTCTTAATGATTCGAAAGATCAA ATACGATTACTTATCTGTGAAACAATCAATGCATGGATTCGTCTACTTATTCCAATGTtaacatcatcaacaacaaccatTAAAACATCTCAGCAATTAAATCCAGTTTATACTGCTGTTATAGAAGATTTCCTAAATAACCTCATTATTCATTTAGATGATCCTAATTCACGAATACGTGCCAGTGTATCACGTGTTCTCTTGAGAATCAATCAATTCGCTCCAGATCTGGTGATTAAAGTTTTAAACAAAGCTAAATTATGTCATCATTCATCTCAATTATGTGATAAACTATTAGAATTTTGTCATTCACATTCTCAGTAA
- the HEATR2_1 gene encoding HEAT repeat-containing protein 2 (EggNog:ENOG410V980~COG:S) yields the protein MSDSLCNIARYITLLTDEDRFVRKKALKSVEDYLNTNSDKESTIFSSVAENLAKTLNDPVEVNRELAVKVLKLSIDVTNDVTPLLALLVPVLVMRLGQKEIIEHSEEIRYSTLNLLYILLNRTDEISPFVDDYISVIQKTLVDPYHEIKKLSCKIAVVLSQRKCHRFYQISESILLPMLSNLTHQHSKVRLETVVALEKVLLHSQGKLVENVIAPLTQRLFDSSSAVRRAVIELVGSWLLDLPDRYSYQTKLLPLLLSGFIDESDEIRMVATKLWHHIGLKFEKENEEQLKDKLDFDHGPPFHYPCGCKRPILGCRELVYRSASKLFPGLCKDLSDWQEATRLKAASLIPILILHLEESATQHTQHLLTGIANGLADALSRISPVGNMSLINMMPIVSFRKETSSSSTTTADRVDVMSLVVTHATSQVFSLSEANEAIKIINQLFIAAQVLGCMIPTKFWWHLLEPCLDRCTESAAPSSLAGHLLLLSGLLHGSPLNQLIITDEMKELKRDSSLNKCSTNVTNAFANTTSTATTSDDSHCIHGNETNENNDYQMKSGHVKETYTPINYSTLHKIISYLCQNELISVISINAKAGLLECVQVCIKHLEEAIVLLKKETEQQQQQGDTLETLQLNDDSHKNIIQATYNAAKLVIQDNQIRSCLFEIILGSGAIWPENDLISSDFGRTVLSSCDKLMQWLAACHRDCINLSKQYHLSTEEDFEVNSTTVSHMDQLFFSCMPKLICRLNEDLKKSISWNPRSVGLAILSRCLQIATGPALLFTFNNHDNNSQNKKECLAAVLDLLERGCRLNRAPCGGGVDNGSSNSSQFDKSPGGTDPLTLASEAELRLRGLMLLTKLTDNNQIREVLSSPKYLDYCFSKLILPVCVWRAGRTSEAMRKAAITSYLALLASAVSMYHLSEIVLNLRTNSEINIDNWLLTNNIESMHEIMQELTNREEVCDINNTNSNNEIQSFPKYSNLPSLSGSLLSLMLARLGSLLDDDLEGTRRLACLCLTIFFNGLLIPSPPISPASSSSMELSNGNQNHYEGNRVIDFLNSPTWIQPLTTTITNTVSSSNHELVKEHSVLLPYCPLANSFGDQVYRFYGNFIKRLNDSKDQIRLLICETINAWIRLLIPMLTSSTTTIKTSQQLNPVYTAVIEDFLNNLIIHLDDPNSRIRASVSRVLLRINQFAPDLVIKVLNKAKLCHHSSQLCDKLLEFCHSHSQ from the exons ATGAGTGATAGTCTGTGTAATATTGCTCGATATATTACATTACTAACGGATGAAGACAGGTTCGTTCGAAAAAAAGCATTGAAGTCTGTGGAAGACTACTTGAATACTAACAGCGATAAAGAAAGTACCATTTTTAGTTCAGTAGCAGAAAATCTGGCAAAGACTTTGAATGATCCTGTTGAGGTCAATCGCGAACTTGCAGTGAAAGTTTTAAAGCTGTCCATAGATGTAACTAATGATGTGACACCTTTGCTTGCATTATTAGTGCCTGTGCTGGTTATGCGTTTAGGACAGAAAGAAATAATAGAACATTCCGAAGAGATTCGCTACTCCACACTTAATCTCTTATATATTTTGCTGAATAGAACTGATGAGATATCTCCATTTGTCGATGATTATATCTCAGTAATTCAAAAGACACTTGTCGATCCATATCATGAAATTAAAAAATTGTCTTGTAAAATTGCAGTGGTTTTATCGCAGAGAAAATGCCATCGATTTTATCAAATTTCGGAGTCTATTTTACTGCCTATGTTGTCAAATCTTACACATCAACATTCGAAAGTTAGATTAGAAACTGTGGTCGCTCTTGAAAAGGTTTTGCTGCACAGCCAGGGAAAGCTTGTTGAAAATGTTATCGCACCATTAACCCAAAGACTTTTTGATTCGTCATCAGCAGTTAGACGAGCTGTTATTGAACTTGTGGGCTCATGGTTGTTGGATTTACCTGATCGGTATTCATATCAAACAAAGTTATTGCCTCTACTTCTTTCCGGTTTCATTGACGAATCAGATGAAATCCGTATGGTTGCTACAAAATTGTGGCATCATATAG GACTTAAGTTTGAAAAAGAGAACGAAGAGCAGCTGAAAGATAAACTGGATTTCGATCACGGTCCTCCATTTCACTATCCATGTGGGTGCAAACGACCAATACTGG GTTGTCGAGAGCTTGTCTACAGATCGGCATCCAAACTATTTCCAGGTTTATGTAAAGATCTTTCAGACTGGCAAGAAGCAACGCGTTTAAAAGCAGCCAGTTTAATACCCATATTAATATTACATCTTGAAGAATCTGCTACTCAACATACTCAACATCTTTTAACGGGTATTGCAAATGGTCTAGCTGATGCACTTAGTCGAATATCACCTGTGGGAAATATGTCTTTAATAAATATGATGCCTATAGTTTCATTTCGGAAGGAAACATCTTCGTCAAGTACAACCACTGCTGACAGAGTAGATGTAATGAGTTTAGTCGTTACACATGCCACATCTCAGGTGTTTAGTTTATCTGAAGCCAACGAGGcaattaaaattatcaatcaattatttattgCTGCTCAAGTTTTGGGTTGCATGATCCCCACTAAG TTTTGGTGGCATTTACTGGAACCATGTCTTGATCGTTGTACAGAATCTGCTGCACCATCATCATTAGCTGGCCATCTACTCCTTTTATCTGGTTTACTTCATGGTAGTCCATTAAACCAATTAATAATAACTGACGAAATGAAAGAGTTAAAGCGTGACTCATCATTGAATAAGTGTTCTACTAATGTGACTAATGCTTTCGCTAATACTACCAGTACTGCTACTACTTCTGATGATAGTCATTGTATTCATGGAAATGaaactaatgaaaataatgattatcaaaTGAAAAGTGGTCATGTCAAGGAGACCTATACACCAATCAATTATAGTACATTACATAAGATTATCTCTTATCTTTGTCAAAATGAATTAATCTCTGTCATATCGATTAATGCCAAAGCAGGTCTATTAGAATGTGTTCAAGTGTGTATTAAACATCTTGAAGAAGcgattgttttattaaaaaagGAAACagaacaacagcaacaacaaggGGATACTTTAGAAACTTTACAATTGAATGATGATAGtcataaaaatattattcaagCTACTTATAACGCAGCAAAATTAGTAATTCAAGACAACCAG ATCCGTTCatgtttgtttgaaataattCTTGGATCGGGTGCAATTTGGCCAGAAAATGATTTGATTTCATCAGATTTCGGTCGTACAGTTCTTAGTTCATGTGATAAACTCATGCAATGGTTAGCAGCCTGTCACCGTGACTGTATAAATTTATCCAAACAATATCATCTCTCCACTGAGGAGGactttgaagtaaattcaacaaCAGTTAGTCATATGGATCAACTGTTTTTCAGCTGCATGCCTAAG TTAATTTGTAGATTAAATGAAGATTTGAAAAAATCTATTTCATGGAATCCACGTTCAGTTGGATTAGCGATACTTTCACGTTGTTTACAAATAGCTACTGGACCGGCACTATTATTCACAtttaataatcatgataataatagtcaaaataaaaaagaatgttTAGCAGCTGTGCTGGATCTTTTAGAACGTGGTTGTCGATTAAATCGTGCACCCTGTGGCGGTGGTGTTGACAatggtagtagtaatagtagtcaGTTTGATAAATCACCCGGCGGTACAGATCCATTAACATTAGCTAGTGAGGCTGAACTTCGTCTACGTGGTTTAATGTTGCTTACAAAACTGACAGATAATAATCAGATCAGA GAAGTATTATCATCCCCAAAATATTTGGACTATTGTTTTTCTAAATTAATTTTACCCGTATGTGTATGGAGAGCTGGTCGTACATCAGAAGCCATGCGAAAAGCAGCTATTACAAGTTATTTAGCATTATTAGCTAGTGCTGTATCAATGTATCATTTATCTGAAATTGTTTTGAATTTACGAACTAACAGTGAAATCAACATAGATAATTGGCTTTTAACTAACAACATTGAATCTATGCATGAGATTATGCAAGAGTTAACAAATAGAGAGGAAGTCTgtgatattaataatactaatt CTAACAATGAGATACAATCCTTTCCAAAATATAGTAATCTACCAAGTTTATCTGGCTCCTTGTTATCTTTGATGTTGGCACGTTTAGGCTCATTATTAGATGATGATTTGGAAGGGACCAGACGTTTAGCTTGTCTTTGTTTGACCATATTCTTTAATGGTCTTCTTATACCTTCACCACCAATATCACCGGCATCTTCATCATCGATGGAGTTGTCTAACGGTAATCAAAATCATTATGAAGGAAATCGAGTTATAGATTTTCTCAATTCACCTACATGGATTCAACCgcttactactactattactaatactGTTAGCAGTAGTAATCATGAATTGGTCAAAGAACATAGTGTATTATTGCCTTATTGTCCACTGGCCAATTCATTTGGTGATCAAGTCTATCGTTTTTATGGTAATTTTATTAAGCGTCTTAATGATTCGAAAGATCAA ATACGATTACTTATCTGTGAAACAATCAATGCATGGATTCGTCTACTTATTCCAATGTtaacatcatcaacaacaaccatTAAAACATCTCAGCAATTAAATCCAGTTTATACTGCTGTTATAGAAGATTTCCTAAATAACCTCATTATTCATTTAGATGATCCTAATTCACGAATACGTGCCAGTGTATCACGTGTTCTCTTGAGAATCAATCAATTCGCTCCAGATCTGGTGATTAAAGTTTTAAACAAAGCTAAATTATGTCATCATTCATCTCAATTATGTGATAAACTATTAGAATTTTGTCATTCACATTCTCAGTAA